One genomic segment of Mus pahari chromosome 4, PAHARI_EIJ_v1.1, whole genome shotgun sequence includes these proteins:
- the Bhlhe22 gene encoding class E basic helix-loop-helix protein 22, with translation MERGLHLGAAAASEDDLFLHKSLGTSAAKRLEAAFRSTPPGMDLSLAPPTRERPASSSSPLGCFEPADPEGAGLLLPPPGGGGGASGGGGGGGVSVPGLLVGSAGVGGEPSLSSLPAGAALCLKYGESAGRGSVAESSGGEQSPDDDSDGRCELVLRAGGPDPRASPGAGGGSAKVAEGCSNAHLHGGSGLPPGGPTSGGGSGGGGGSSSKKSKEQKALRLNINARERRRMHDLNDALDELRAVIPYAHSPSVRKLSKIATLLLAKNYILMQAQALEEMRRLVAYLNQGQAISAASLPSSAAAAAAAAALHPALGAYEQAAGYPFSAGLPPAASCPEKCALFNSVSSSLCKQCTEKP, from the coding sequence ATGGAGCGCGGGTTGCACCTCGGTGCGGCGGCCGCGAGCGAAGACGACCTCTTCCTGCACAAGAGCCTGGGCACCTCCGCTGCCAAGCGCCTGGAGGCTGCTTTTCGCTCCACGCCCCCGGGCATGGACCTGTCCCTGGCGCCGCCAACTCGCGAACGCCCGGCGTCGTCCTCGTCGCCCCTTGGCTGCTTCGAGCCGGCTGACCCTGAAGGGGCTGGGCTGCTGCTGCCTCCGCCCGGAGGAGGCGGTGGCgcgagcggcggcggcggcggcggcggggtgAGTGTCCCGGGGCTGCTCGTGGGCTCAGCGGGCGTGGGGGGCGAGCCGAGCCTGAGCAGCCTGCCGGCGGGGGCTGCCCTGTGCCTCAAGTACGGCGAGAGCGCCGGACGCGGCTCCGTGGCCGAGAGCAGCGGCGGCGAACAGAGCCCCGACGACGACAGCGACGGCCGCTGCGAGCTGGTGCTGCGAGCCGGGGGACCCGACCCGCGGGCATCGCCGGGAGCGGGGGGCGGCAGCGCCAAGGTGGCCGAGGGCTGCTCCAACGCCCACTTGCACGGTGGCTCGGGCCTCCCCCCGGGGGGCCCCACAAGTGGCGGCGGaagcggcggcggtggcggcagcagcagcaagaaaTCCAAAGAGCAGAAGGCGCTGCGCCTCAACATCAACGCCCGTGAGCGCCGGAGGATGCACGACCTGAACGACGCACTGGATGAGCTGCGCGCGGTCATTCCTTACGCGCACAGCCCTTCAGTGCGGAAGCTCTCCAAAATCGCCACGCTGCTCCTCGCCAAGAACTACATCCTCATGCAGGCACAGGCCCTGGAGGAAATGCGGCGCCTAGTCGCCTACCTCAACCAAGGCCAGGCCATCTCggcagcctctcttcccagctcGGCGGCCGCGGCCGCGGCGGCCGCTGCCCTGCACCCGGCGCTCGGCGCCTACGAGCAGGCGGCCGGCTACCCGTTCAGTGCAGGGCTGCCGCCCGCTGCCTCCTGCCCCGAGAAGTGTGCCCTATTCAACAGCGTCTCATCCAGCCTCTGCAAACAGTGCACGGAGAAGCCTTAA